In Candidatus Deferrimicrobium sp., the following proteins share a genomic window:
- a CDS encoding tRNA1(Val) (adenine(37)-N6)-methyltransferase, with translation MSDGCIGASPLRIRQPERGYRFSIDSVILAGFAAPFCRGTVLDLGTGCGILLLLLSRLSPGLASGTGVDLQEDLLDFARGNFRDNCPDRRLFAESGDFRGDIPGVEPGSFDLVVSNPPYGRAGHGRRNPDTRKEAARHEVTCTLPDLFAAASRFLSANGRFAFILPYPRIFEIEPSAAKEGLRVELLRAVHFRDGAPPSRMLCCTVRGGRGTPRLLRPLFLHGGTGKYCPEVERICRLFRVR, from the coding sequence ATGAGTGATGGATGCATTGGTGCCTCGCCGCTGCGGATCCGGCAGCCGGAGCGCGGATATCGCTTCTCGATCGACTCCGTGATTCTCGCGGGATTCGCCGCCCCCTTCTGCCGGGGTACGGTCCTCGATCTTGGGACCGGATGCGGGATTCTCCTGCTTCTCCTGTCTCGCCTCTCTCCCGGGCTCGCCTCCGGGACCGGGGTGGATCTCCAGGAAGACTTGCTCGATTTCGCGCGCGGGAATTTTCGCGACAATTGTCCGGACAGGCGGCTGTTCGCCGAGTCTGGGGATTTTCGGGGGGACATCCCCGGGGTGGAGCCCGGCTCGTTCGACCTGGTGGTGTCGAATCCGCCGTATGGCCGGGCAGGACACGGGCGTCGAAACCCGGATACAAGGAAGGAGGCGGCGCGGCACGAGGTGACTTGCACGCTTCCGGACCTCTTCGCGGCGGCGTCCCGTTTCCTTTCCGCGAACGGCCGGTTCGCCTTCATCCTGCCGTACCCGCGCATCTTCGAGATCGAGCCGAGCGCTGCAAAGGAAGGGTTGCGCGTGGAGCTTCTGCGGGCGGTTCACTTCCGGGACGGCGCGCCGCCGTCCCGGATGCTCTGCTGCACGGTCCGGGGCGGCAGAGGAACTCCCCGTCTCCTGCGCCCGCTGTTCCTCCACGGTGGAACGGGAAAATATTGCCCGGAAGTGGAGCGGATCTGCCGTCTCTTTCGCGTAAGGTAG